A genomic region of Ammospiza nelsoni isolate bAmmNel1 chromosome 3, bAmmNel1.pri, whole genome shotgun sequence contains the following coding sequences:
- the LOC132071139 gene encoding solute carrier family 22 member 2-like, protein MPTLDDILEHVGEFDRFQKQTFFVLCLLSASFTPVYVGVVFFGFTPEHRCYSPGVAELSQRCGWSLEEQLNHTVPQWDGHGASFSSRCRRYEVDWNTTGISCTDPLGSLGGTGDTVPLGPCRDGWVYDSPGSSIVTEFDLVCEDSWKLDLFQSSVNAGFFIGSLNIGYIADRFGRKFCLLTTIVANIVCGLLLVFVPSYLWIVIIRFLQGLVSKGCWTAGYILVTEVVGPQYRRTVGILYQAAFSVGLLLFDGIAYALPHWRWLQLTVTLPTCFLLLYYWCLPESPRWLISQGKNDKAMKIVRNMAKTNHKKMPSHFKDIKFEEDDCGKQNPSLMDLFRTPQIRKNTLILMYNWFTSSVLYQGLIMHMGMAAENMYLDFLYSALVEFPAAFIIIVTIDRVGRRYPWAVSNLVAGAACLATALIPEDLHWLKVITACIGRMGITMAFEMVCFVNTELYPTYIRNLGVMVCSSLCDIGGVIVPFIVYRLVEIWHDLPLVVFTVLGLIAGGLVLLLPETKGRVLPETVEDVENFHRQSAPTAKKIYLQVLGSEVAHG, encoded by the exons ATGCCAACCCTAGATGACATTTTAGAGCATGTTGGCGAATTTGACAGGTTCCAGAAGCAAACCTTTTTTGTCCTATGTTTGTTATCTGCCTCCTTCACCCCAGTGTACGTGGGGGTCGTCTTCTTTGGGTTCACCCCCGAGCACCGCTGCTACAGCCCCGGGGTGGCTGAGCTGAGCCAGCGCTGTGGCtggagcctggaggagcagctcaaTCACACAGTTCCCCAGTGGGATGGCCACGGGGCCAGCTTCAGCAGCCGCTGCAGGAGGTACGAGGTGGACTGGAACACAACAGGCATCAGCTGCACCGACCCCCTCGGCAgcctggggggcactggggacactgtcCCCCTCGGGCCCTGCCGGGATGGCTGGGTCTACGACTCCCCAGGGAGCTCTATCGTGACAGAG TTTGACCTGGTGTGTGAGGACTCCTGGAAGTTGGATCTCTTTCAGTCTTCTGTGAATGCTGGGTTTTTTATTGGCTCCTTAAACATTGGCTACATTGCAGACAG GTTTGGCCGtaaattttgccttttaacAACAATTGTTGCCAATATTGTGTGTGGACTCCTTCTGGTCTTCGTGCCCAGCTACCTGTGGATAGTCATCATCCGGTTCTTGCAAGGGCTGGTCAGCAAGGGCTGCTGGACTGCAGGCTACATCCTGG TGACGGAGGTGGTGGGCCCGCAGTACCGCAGGACGGTGGGGATCCTCTACCAGGCCGCCTTCTCCGTCGGGCTCCTGCTCTTTGATGGCATCGCCTACGCCCTCCCGCACTGGCGGTGGCTGCAGCTCACCGTCACCCTGCCCAcctgcttcctcctgctctACTACTG GTGCCTCCCAGAGTCTCCCAGGTGGCTGATATCTCAAGGAAAAAATGACAAAGCCATGAAAATTGTCAGAAATATGGCtaaaacaaatcacaaaaagATGCCTTCCCATTTCAAG GATATCAAATTTGAAGAGGATGATTGTGGAAAGCAGAATCCCTCACTGATGGACCTTTTCAGGACACCACAGATAAGAAAGAACACGCTCATTTTGATGTACAACTG GTTCACGAGCTCCGTCCTCTACCAGGGGCTCATCATGCACATGGGAATGGCTGCTGAGAACATGTACCTGGATTTCCTCTACTCTGCTCTCGTAGAGTTCCCAGCTGCCTTCATCATCATTGTCACAATTGACCGTGTCGGGCGGCGCTACCCCTGGGCCGTGTCCAACCTGGTGGCTGGGGCCGCCTGCCTTGCCACAGCCCTCATCCCAGAGG ATCTACATTGGTTAAAAGTGATTACTGCTTGCATTGGGAGAATGGGAATTACAATGGCTTTTGAAATGGTTTGCTTTGTAAACACAGAACTGTATCCAACTTACATCAG GAACCTCGGGGTGATGGTTTGCTCCTCTCTGTGTGATATTGGTGGAGTCATCGTGCCATTCATTGTCTACAGACTGGTGGAGATCTGGCACGACCTGCCACTGGTTGTCTTCA CTGTGCTTGGTTTGATTGCGGGTGGATTGGTGCTGCTTCTGCCTGAAACTAAAGGAAGAGTTTTGCCTGAGACTGTGGAGGATGTTGAAAACTTTCACAG GCAAAGTGCTCCAACGGCCAAAAAAATCTATCTCCAAGTCCTAGGATCAGAAGTAGCACATGGCTGA